TTGACCTGTGAGCTGTGACGGGGTCCGTCGTCGCATTACCATTTTCTACATCATTAAAGAGCTTTGGGTCCACCGATCATTTTCAAGACTCTATCGAGGCAGATGAGTCGAAGGAATATTTTCTCAGACGATAGTGTCCGAGTGGTTGAAAACGGTCCATAGATCAATAAATAAGCATTCAAGTGCGTAACAAACAACAAGGACCAAAGCTACCAGAAGCGGAAAGACATACAATCGATAAAAAGTATGCATCATATGAGCCCAGACCCTTTTGCCACAGGGAACTACAATCGAGGTCATCCGCTCCGCAAACCGGTCGAACCATGGTGAACAACAATGAACCCAAAAAATACaaagagaaagcaagaaagtcacAACAGATCTAAGATTCGTAGGGACGCAATGACCATTGTTTTGATTACTCTATGTACAACAGGTTTATTAAGCACAAGGATAGCAGGGCATGGGAATTGGTGGTGCATCATCAAGAAAACTTGAAGTACAGAACTAGGATAATGGCAAAGACAAGAGCGCCAATTATTGCACCAACGATCCACTTGTTCCTGGTGATCCTCCTCGACATAGTCGTCAAAATCTTCTTGCTCTTGTCTATGGCATCATCTACCCCATGAAGCTGCAAATGTAAAAAGAGCACCCACAATCATTAACAGGTCTGAGACTCCTAGGCAGTGGCGAGGTCCTAGTCCATAAAGTGCAGCTATTCCTGCGAACTCACTTCAAGTTCAAAGAAGTGCACGACACTCATTTGCAATGGCAAAGGTTTACTTCGCAAAAGAAAGTTCAAGGATTTAATTAATCGAACTAAACTTCGATAGGTACCTTGTTATGAGAATGCAGGAGAGTCTGGCGCTGCTGGTGTAGATCTTGGAGTATGGAGACACCGAGCTCCTCCGTCTCTAGCACGGTTCTTCTGCTCTCCTTTATCCTCTCACTAGAGTCGTTCAATCTCTCTGTCGAGAAAGCCAATCTCTCTCTTTGATTAGCTGAAGCCTGCAGTTGAACATCCACTCACAAGTAAATATTCAGCAAGCTCAGCAGTTAGGCAATATAACTGCACAAACCCacaagaaaaaccaaaattcaGCAACCACATTGCTGTTGCAAGTTGCCAGACAACCTGAACTACCAGTCTACcacttaaaaggaaaaaattctaGTAGTGTAACTAGTAGGATCCATATAATGCAAGAACACCATGCAGAAACATGTGACGTAATCATTGAACCCAATGAGCAACTACTCCAAAAACTTCCCTGTGTAGAAATGAGGTACAGGACTAAAACAATTCATGTATCAAATGTGCATCTAGATTCCAGGCGTACCAAATGTGCATCTGCCATTCCAGCTTCCAACAATTCTTCGCGTGAAGCCTGGTTTGCATTAGGAGATGACATCCTTTTAACTTCTCTTTTCAGATTATTCAAGTCAGACTTGT
The genomic region above belongs to Rhodamnia argentea isolate NSW1041297 chromosome 6, ASM2092103v1, whole genome shotgun sequence and contains:
- the LOC115755660 gene encoding vesicle transport v-SNARE 12, giving the protein MSEVFEGYERQYCELSANISRKCSSASLLDGEERKQQISELKVALDEADGLIRKMDLDARTLQPSVKAMLLAKLREYKSDLNNLKREVKRMSSPNANQASREELLEAGMADAHLASANQRERLAFSTERLNDSSERIKESRRTVLETEELGVSILQDLHQQRQTLLHSHNKLHGVDDAIDKSKKILTTMSRRITRNKWIVGAIIGALVFAIILVLYFKFS